One segment of Ficedula albicollis isolate OC2 chromosome 2, FicAlb1.5, whole genome shotgun sequence DNA contains the following:
- the ARF1 gene encoding ADP-ribosylation factor 1: MGNIFANLFKGLFGKKEMRILMVGLDAAGKTTILYKLKLGEIVTTIPTIGFNVETVEYKNISFTVWDVGGQDKIRPLWRHYFQNTQGLIFVVDSNDRERVNEAREELMRMLAEDELRDAVLLVFANKQDLPNAMNAAEITDKLGLHSLRHRNWYIQATCATSGDGLYEGLDWLSNQLRNQK, translated from the exons atgggaaatatttttgctaaCCTCTTCAAAGGCCTTTTTGGCAAAAAAGAAATGCGTATTCTAATGGTTGGcctggatgctgcaggaaaGACAACTATTTTGTACAAACTTAAACTTGGTGAAATAGTAACTACTATTCCTACTATAG gtttcaaTGTGGAAACAGTAGAATACAAGAACATCAGCTTCACAGTGTGGGACGTGGGTGGTCAGGACAAGATCAGACCCCTCTGGCGCCACTACTTCCAGAACACACAAG GTCTGATTTTTGTGGTTGACAGCAATGACAGAGAACGTGTGAACGAGGCCAGAGAAGAGCTTATGAGAATGTTGGCAGAAGATGAGCTCAGAGATGCTGTTTTATTAGTGTTTGCTAACAAACAG GACCTGCCGAACGCCATGAATGCAGCAGAAATCACAGACAAACTTGGACTGCATTCTCTTCGCCACAGGAACTGGTACATCCAGGCAACCTGTGCCACTAGTGGAGACGGTCTCTATGAAGGACTGGACTGGTTGTCCAATCAGCTCCGAAACCAGAAATGA